A region from the Wansuia hejianensis genome encodes:
- the pyrE gene encoding orotate phosphoribosyltransferase, which yields MESYKREFIEFMVESDVLKFGSFTLKSGRKSPFFMNAGAYVTGTQLRRLGTYYAKAIHDNYGLDFDVLFGPAYKGIPLSVATSMAISELYGADVRYSANRKEAKDHGDTGILLGSGLKDGDRVVIIEDVTTSGKSIEETFPILKAQGNVEIKGLMVSLNRMERGRGQESALQEIQKQYGFPANAIVTMAEVIEYLYNRPCCGRVVIDDAVKKAIDEYYEEYGAAGFQKGLL from the coding sequence ATGGAAAGTTATAAAAGGGAATTTATCGAATTTATGGTGGAAAGTGACGTCCTGAAGTTTGGATCATTCACCCTCAAGAGCGGGAGAAAGTCCCCGTTTTTCATGAACGCAGGAGCTTATGTGACTGGTACACAGCTTCGCAGGCTGGGGACCTATTACGCGAAAGCGATCCATGATAATTACGGACTGGATTTTGATGTGCTCTTCGGGCCCGCCTATAAGGGAATCCCCCTGTCAGTGGCGACCTCCATGGCGATCAGTGAGCTTTACGGGGCAGACGTCCGCTACAGCGCCAACCGGAAAGAAGCAAAGGATCACGGCGATACAGGCATCCTTTTGGGCAGCGGCCTGAAGGACGGGGACAGGGTTGTGATCATCGAGGATGTGACCACCTCCGGCAAGTCTATCGAAGAGACCTTTCCGATCCTGAAAGCCCAGGGGAATGTGGAGATCAAAGGCCTGATGGTGTCTCTGAACCGTATGGAACGTGGCAGAGGACAGGAAAGCGCGCTTCAGGAGATTCAGAAACAGTACGGATTTCCTGCGAATGCGATAGTGACCATGGCTGAGGTCATAGAATACCTGTATAACCGTCCCTGCTGCGGCCGGGTAGTCATTGATGACGCGGTTAAAAAAGCAATTGATGAATATTATGAAGAATATGGCGCGGCGGGATTTCAGAAAGGGCTGCTGTGA
- a CDS encoding GNAT family N-acetyltransferase, translating into MKIREYRASDCRSLAELFYKTVHTVNAKDYTEAQLDAWAGGMVDLEQWDRSFSEHYTYVAVENESIAGFGDIDGSGYLDRLYVHHKYQRQGIAAAICDKLEQAVPGARITTCASITARPFFEKRGYRVIKEQQVERDGTFLTNYLMEKYKSQ; encoded by the coding sequence TCCGTGAATACAGAGCCTCAGACTGCAGAAGCCTGGCAGAGCTCTTTTATAAAACAGTCCACACCGTCAACGCCAAAGATTACACAGAAGCACAGCTGGACGCCTGGGCGGGAGGAATGGTGGATTTGGAACAATGGGACCGGTCATTTTCAGAACATTATACCTATGTGGCGGTGGAGAACGAGAGTATCGCAGGCTTTGGAGATATAGACGGGAGCGGGTATCTGGACAGGCTGTATGTCCATCACAAATACCAGCGGCAGGGAATTGCAGCGGCTATCTGTGATAAACTGGAACAGGCGGTCCCGGGCGCCAGGATCACCACCTGCGCTTCCATAACCGCAAGGCCCTTTTTTGAAAAAAGAGGATACAGGGTAATAAAAGAACAGCAGGTTGAAAGGGATGGGACATTCCTTACCAATTACCTGATGGAAAAATACAAGAGCCAGTGA